In Symphalangus syndactylus isolate Jambi chromosome 15, NHGRI_mSymSyn1-v2.1_pri, whole genome shotgun sequence, the following are encoded in one genomic region:
- the ITM2B gene encoding integral membrane protein 2B has translation MVKVTFNSALAQKEAKKDEPKSGEEALIIPPDAVAVDCKDPDDVVPVGQRRAWCWCMCFGLAFMLAGVILGGAYLYKYFALQPDDVYYCGIKYIKDDVILNEPSADAPAALYQTIEENIKIFEEEEVEFISVPVPEFADSDPANIVHDFNKKLTAYLDLNLDKCYVIPLNTSIVMPPRNLLELLINIKAGTYLPQSYLIHEHMVITDRIENIDHLGFFIYRLCHDKETYKLQRRETIKGIQKREASNCFAIRHFENKFAVETLICS, from the exons ATGGTGAAGGTGACGTTCAACTCCGCTCTGGCCCAGAAGGAGGCCAAGAAGGACGAGCCCAAGAGCGGCGAGGAGGCGCTCATCATCCCCCCCGACGCCGTCGCAGTGGACTGCAAG GACCCAGATGATGTGGTACCAGTTGGCCAAAGAAGAGCCTGGTGTTGGTGCATGTGCTTTGGACTAGCATTTATGCTTGCAGGTGTTATTCTAGGAGGCGCATACTTGTACAAATATTTTGCACTTCAA CCAGATGACGTGTACTACTGTGGAATAAAGTACATCAAAGATGATGTCATCTTAAATGAGCCCTCCGCAGATGCCCCAGCTGCTCTCTACCAGacaattgaagaaaatattaaaatctttgAAGAAGAGGAAGTTGAATTTATCAGTGTGCCTGTCCCAGAGTTTGCAGATAGTGATCCTGCCAACATTGTTCATGACTTTAACAAG aaacTTACAGCCTATTTAGATCTTAACCTGGATAAGTGCTATGTGATCCCTCTGAACACTTCCATTGTTATGCCACCCAGAAACCTACTGGAGTTACTTATTAACATCAAG GCTGGAACCTATTTGCCTCAGTCCTATCTGATTCATGAGCACATGGTTATTACTGATCGCATTGAAAACATTGATCACCTGGGTTTCTTTATTTATCGACTGTGTCATGACAAGGAAACTTACAAACTGCAACGCAGAGAAACTATTAAag GTATTCAGAAACGTGAAGCCAGCAATTGTTTCGCAATTCggcattttgaaaacaaatttgcCGTGGAAACTTTAATTTGTTCTTGA